A single region of the Sorghum bicolor cultivar BTx623 chromosome 9, Sorghum_bicolor_NCBIv3, whole genome shotgun sequence genome encodes:
- the LOC8066562 gene encoding plant cysteine oxidase 2: MPVQVGGSKVADPRPARVLDLSPAAVVGDKARASAKKNHRRRHKKASSSPADAAASSISPMQRLFDTSREVFANSYPGFVPPPDAVARLSGILNELKPRDVRVAPSMSVFKHADPKSPPPVTYLHFYDSSEFSFGIFCLPKSAVIPLHNHPGMTVFSKILFGSMHLKSYDWAKSLPDSNDNALQNSDGARLARVNTDAVFDASSETVVLYPENGGNLHCFTALTPCAVLDVMGPPYNRDEGRDCAYYGESPYSGSCGGDEQFSWLKEVHSTFEMQGIKMEQHFII, translated from the exons ATGCCGGTGCAGGTCGGAGGGAGCAAGGTGGCGGACCCCAGGCCGGCCAGGGTGCTGGACCTCTcgcccgccgccgtcgtcggcgACAAGGCCCGCGCCTCCGCCAAGAagaaccaccgccgccgccacaagaaggcctcctcctcccccgccgacgccgccgcatCTTCCATCTCGCCCATGCAGAGGCTCTTCGACACCAGCAGGGAGGTCTTTGCCAACTCCTACCCGGGCTTCGTCCCGCCGCCGGACGCCGTCGCGCGCCTCTCGGGCATCCTCA ATGAGCTGAAACCACGTGATGTTCGGGTTGCCCCAAGTATGTCCGTCTTCAAACATGCTGACCCTAAAAGCCCCCCTCCAGTTACTTATTTGCATTTCTATGATTCCTCTGAGTTCTCG TTTGGTATCTTCTGTTTACCGAAATCAGCAGTTATTCCCCTTCACAACCATCCTGGGATGACAGTGTTTAGCAAGATACTATTTGGTTCAATGCACCTCAAGTCATATGATTGGGCTAAAAGTCTGCCGGATAGTAACGATAATGCACTTCAGAACTCTGATG GAGCTCGTCTGGCCAGGGTAAACACAGATGCTGTTTTTGACGCTTCATCTGAGACGGTAGTTCTGTACCCTGAAAATGGAGGGAATTTGCACTGTTTTACGGCATTGACCCCTTGTGCCGTGCTGGATGTGATGGGGCCCCCCTACAACCGTGATGAGGGAAGGGATTGCGCGTATTACGGTGAATCACCGTACTCAGGTTCATGTG GTGGAGATGAACAATTTTCTTGGCTGAAAGAGGTTCATAGCACATTTGAGATGCAAGGCATAAAGATGGAGCAGCACTTCATCATCTAA